One window from the genome of Brachyspira hampsonii encodes:
- a CDS encoding polyprenol monophosphomannose synthase → MKAIIVLPTYNEKDNIEKMLNKVLSLPEYIEILVVDDNSPDGTSNIVEKYLSNNRVHLLKREKKEGLGPAYIAGFKHSFQYNPDYVIEMDADFSHDPDFVIKFIERMENEKLDLVIGSRYCNGISVVNWPLRRLFLSYYGNRYASFVLGSKIMDITGGFKCFRVSVLKNMNFDNILSAGYSFQIEMNYSFESNGYKVEEEPIIFYERRSGQSKMSKNIIAEALFRVVRLRFRNKKKYFNNQSK, encoded by the coding sequence ATGAAAGCTATAATAGTATTACCAACATATAATGAAAAAGATAATATAGAAAAAATGCTTAATAAAGTATTATCATTACCTGAATATATAGAAATTTTAGTAGTAGATGATAATAGTCCTGATGGTACTTCAAATATCGTAGAAAAGTATTTATCCAATAATAGAGTACATTTATTAAAAAGAGAGAAAAAAGAGGGATTAGGACCTGCATATATTGCCGGATTTAAACATTCATTTCAGTACAATCCTGATTATGTAATAGAGATGGATGCTGATTTCTCTCATGATCCTGATTTTGTAATTAAATTTATAGAAAGAATGGAAAATGAAAAATTAGATTTAGTGATAGGATCAAGATATTGCAATGGAATAAGTGTTGTAAATTGGCCTTTAAGAAGACTTTTCCTTTCATACTATGGAAATAGATATGCATCATTTGTATTGGGATCTAAAATTATGGATATTACAGGCGGATTTAAATGTTTCAGAGTATCTGTATTAAAAAATATGAACTTTGATAATATACTTTCAGCAGGATATTCTTTTCAAATAGAAATGAATTATTCTTTTGAAAGTAATGGCTACAAAGTAGAGGAAGAACCTATAATATTTTATGAAAGAAGAAGCGGACAATCAAAAATGTCTAAAAATATTATAGCAGAAGCATTATTTAGAGTAGTGAGATTAAGATTTAGAAATAAGAAAAAATATTTTAATAATCAATCAAAATAA
- a CDS encoding FmdB family zinc ribbon protein: MPTYEYKCEKCGHEFEEFQSITAEAKAVCPECGSEAKRMISLNSGIIFKGKGFYVNDYKNKSGSSSSSSNSDSSPTKSC, translated from the coding sequence ATGCCTACCTATGAATATAAATGTGAAAAATGCGGACATGAATTTGAAGAATTTCAATCCATAACTGCTGAAGCTAAAGCCGTATGTCCTGAATGCGGAAGTGAAGCTAAAAGAATGATATCTTTAAATAGCGGTATCATTTTTAAAGGAAAAGGCTTTTATGTTAATGATTATAAAAATAAAAGCGGTTCTAGTTCATCAAGCAGTAATTCCGACAGCTCCCCTACTAAAAGCTGCTGA
- a CDS encoding ABC transporter substrate-binding protein encodes MNKVIYIFFIIIILISCSKTKEEDKPANTKIRIGYLYEFAGASAVAIAKEKGFFEEENLDAELYEFFNGHAAILSMISKELDFTYIGHAAHSLIINGDVQILIPNAISKGEKIITGKWTGIKSISDLKRKIVATHLGTSGETMLNIALKNNNIKLQDINLTNINITNLANALINKQVDAVSTWEPYAREITDKIPNDYILLSDIINYIDEIALTSSFVSTLEYINNNQDTVKKFSRAILKAMDYRKNHLYEAIEFTSKLTGNNIESIEKEIDTAIFFTSSDIKNACSSGEILKWYETQQNIFLDSKVIKETVPVTNYIQLSILTNVLYSL; translated from the coding sequence ATGAATAAAGTTATTTATATTTTTTTTATTATAATTATATTAATATCATGCAGCAAGACAAAAGAAGAAGATAAACCTGCAAATACAAAAATAAGAATAGGATATTTATATGAATTTGCTGGAGCTTCAGCTGTTGCAATAGCAAAAGAAAAAGGTTTTTTTGAAGAAGAAAATTTGGATGCAGAATTATATGAATTTTTTAATGGACATGCTGCTATTTTATCTATGATTTCTAAAGAACTTGATTTTACATATATAGGTCATGCAGCACATTCTCTGATTATAAATGGAGATGTACAAATATTAATACCAAACGCAATAAGCAAAGGCGAAAAAATAATAACAGGAAAATGGACTGGAATTAAAAGTATTTCTGATTTAAAAAGAAAAATAGTAGCAACTCACTTGGGTACTTCAGGTGAAACTATGCTTAATATAGCATTAAAAAATAATAATATAAAATTACAAGATATAAATTTAACCAATATTAATATTACCAATCTTGCTAATGCTTTAATAAACAAGCAAGTCGATGCCGTATCAACATGGGAGCCTTATGCAAGAGAAATTACTGATAAGATTCCAAATGATTATATTCTATTGTCAGATATAATAAATTACATAGATGAAATTGCATTAACAAGCAGTTTTGTATCAACATTAGAATATATAAATAATAATCAAGATACAGTAAAAAAATTTTCAAGAGCAATATTAAAAGCTATGGATTATAGAAAAAATCATCTATATGAAGCAATAGAATTCACATCAAAACTTACAGGAAATAATATAGAATCTATAGAAAAAGAAATAGATACAGCAATATTTTTTACATCATCAGATATAAAAAATGCCTGCAGTTCAGGAGAGATTCTAAAATGGTATGAAACACAGCAAAATATCTTTTTAGATTCTAAAGTTATAAAAGAAACTGTACCTGTAACAAATTATATACAGCTATCAATTCTTACTAATGTACTGTATAGTTTATAA
- a CDS encoding DUF4132 domain-containing protein: MEKFNSSLFSKKYEGYNLEKEICIINRGIIENDIYALDFLREANYTYNRDKEYFYSLYKKLESSNNCGIYLILTAILLKNEDKIANLQIADKKIDLLMHKMYDSYYVKYNIVEHIGTPNSITVISDDIIYEDDKRYDLIKKFHVKKSAFGYFSALKPYAPYHIRMAPSNNDIEFIKSSILNNYRIYYILLLSDYSKKAKKLLNIILKTNSYKALIYLLLIRKEGFATTYQESLDYLINLDVTLADILISYIFFYSYNDRISYYDSFAVQIKNIEFNNFFYSLIKKNSEYFESLFSNKNFVRKITKNSKNFIPFLNELYSKEIDFGSSKILCLLLESESSNIRKAAIKIINRKKKESYEYLKSLNSDLARDILKKWKNKKIINSGFKDIDSIVNFVNKNYDKKFEKNLLCLDESLLYGVKSKNSNQSIPIIIIKYIYLEYSKLKSPTKIKDLDKIISYFDFNSFINVIKSIYERWIFEGANTTYKYVMIPYLVYEPEYKIEKVSHNLKEWCESGRISLANYAISTLAFNGSLYSLILIDYISNHFKYYQIKNTSKLAFKAAAKKLDISEDKLSDKIILDFAIDREGKRLLKDDSSSFTLYINEKLDIEKIFDNNKKEYISKIDKYYNINKDLLDEFYSIKNNIKATYKFQTSRLSKALMTGKKWSADDWKKIFTENYIMSILADIFIWTIYNKNDKILKHVKYDRKSNTIRTLDNNEEYKLNKQYKLSLASPVEMSNEEIKKAKQLLKDLKIKQPFNQMQNINFSFEDEDIKENIIVKYRNKEVKLKTFKTLIDYLDMELDYENSYIVGYKIIDTSISVGVKINLMGMDNAIDDNDIILFGDIVFYAIDNNEVFSYKNIIDPRTSYIRYVKYIMFNIDNYIKKNIKKEQKTVKKK; this comes from the coding sequence ATGGAAAAATTTAATAGTTCTCTATTCAGTAAAAAATATGAAGGATACAATTTAGAAAAAGAAATATGCATCATCAATAGAGGAATAATAGAAAATGATATATATGCATTGGACTTCTTAAGAGAAGCTAATTATACTTATAATAGAGATAAAGAATATTTTTATTCATTATATAAAAAATTAGAAAGCAGCAATAATTGCGGAATATACCTAATATTAACAGCAATCTTATTAAAAAATGAAGATAAAATCGCTAATTTACAAATAGCTGATAAAAAAATAGATTTGCTAATGCATAAAATGTATGACTCATATTATGTTAAATATAATATTGTAGAACATATAGGAACTCCTAACAGCATTACAGTGATAAGTGATGATATAATATATGAAGATGACAAAAGATATGATCTAATAAAAAAATTCCATGTAAAAAAATCAGCATTTGGTTATTTCAGTGCTTTAAAACCTTATGCCCCATATCATATAAGAATGGCACCTAGTAATAATGATATAGAATTTATAAAAAGCTCAATATTAAATAATTATAGAATATATTACATTTTATTATTATCAGATTACTCAAAAAAAGCTAAAAAACTTCTTAATATAATATTAAAAACTAATAGTTATAAAGCATTAATTTATTTACTTTTAATAAGAAAAGAAGGATTTGCAACAACATATCAAGAGAGCCTAGATTATTTAATTAATCTCGATGTAACTTTAGCTGATATTCTTATCTCTTATATATTCTTTTATTCTTATAATGATAGGATATCATATTATGATTCGTTTGCAGTTCAAATAAAAAATATAGAATTTAATAATTTCTTTTATTCTCTTATTAAAAAGAATTCAGAATATTTTGAAAGTTTATTCAGTAATAAAAATTTCGTAAGAAAAATTACTAAAAACAGTAAAAATTTTATACCATTTTTAAATGAACTTTATAGTAAAGAAATAGATTTCGGCTCAAGCAAAATACTATGTTTACTTTTAGAAAGTGAATCTTCAAATATTAGAAAAGCTGCAATCAAAATAATTAATCGTAAGAAAAAAGAATCTTATGAATATTTAAAAAGTTTAAATAGCGATTTGGCTAGAGATATATTAAAAAAATGGAAAAATAAAAAAATAATTAATTCAGGTTTTAAAGATATTGATAGTATAGTTAATTTTGTAAATAAGAACTATGATAAAAAATTTGAAAAGAATTTATTATGTTTAGATGAATCTTTACTATACGGAGTAAAGAGTAAAAATTCTAATCAATCTATACCTATAATTATAATAAAATATATATATTTAGAATATTCAAAACTTAAATCTCCTACAAAAATAAAAGATTTAGATAAAATAATTTCATATTTTGATTTTAATTCTTTTATTAATGTAATAAAAAGTATATATGAAAGATGGATATTTGAAGGTGCTAATACAACTTATAAATATGTAATGATTCCATATTTAGTATATGAACCAGAATATAAAATAGAAAAAGTGTCTCATAATTTGAAAGAATGGTGTGAATCAGGAAGGATATCTCTTGCTAATTATGCCATATCAACATTAGCTTTCAATGGAAGTCTTTATTCTCTTATTCTTATTGACTATATATCAAATCATTTTAAATATTATCAAATAAAAAATACTTCAAAATTAGCATTTAAAGCTGCTGCAAAAAAATTGGATATTTCTGAAGATAAATTATCTGATAAAATAATACTTGATTTTGCAATAGATAGAGAGGGAAAAAGATTATTAAAAGATGATTCTTCTTCTTTCACTTTATATATAAATGAAAAATTAGATATTGAGAAAATATTTGACAATAATAAAAAAGAATATATATCAAAAATAGATAAATATTATAATATAAATAAAGATTTATTAGATGAATTTTATAGTATAAAAAATAATATAAAAGCTACATATAAATTTCAAACATCAAGATTAAGCAAAGCATTAATGACAGGAAAAAAATGGTCAGCAGATGATTGGAAAAAAATATTTACAGAAAATTATATTATGAGTATATTAGCAGATATATTTATATGGACTATATATAATAAGAATGATAAAATATTAAAGCATGTGAAATATGATAGGAAATCAAATACTATAAGAACATTAGATAATAATGAAGAATATAAATTAAATAAGCAGTATAAATTATCATTAGCAAGTCCTGTAGAAATGAGCAATGAAGAAATAAAAAAAGCTAAGCAATTATTAAAAGATTTAAAAATAAAACAGCCTTTTAATCAAATGCAGAATATTAATTTCTCTTTTGAAGATGAAGATATAAAAGAAAACATTATAGTCAAATATAGAAATAAAGAAGTAAAACTAAAAACTTTTAAAACTTTAATTGATTATCTTGATATGGAATTAGATTATGAAAATTCGTATATAGTCGGATATAAAATTATAGACACATCTATATCTGTTGGTGTAAAAATTAATTTAATGGGAATGGACAATGCAATAGATGATAATGACATTATTTTATTTGGAGATATTGTATTTTATGCTATAGATAATAATGAGGTATTCTCATATAAAAATATAATAGATCCTAGAACTTCATATATAAGATATGTAAAGTATATTATGTTCAATATAGATAATTATATTAAAAAGAATATTAAAAAAGAACAAAAAACAGTAAAAAAGAAATAG
- a CDS encoding DUF3298 and DUF4163 domain-containing protein, which produces MKTNLKIIICSLLVLASCRNSNNIKADINIPLSENEKLYDYEAVYLMSDEGEYISSALTYNTNNLGTIVYTDSNQNSVTFNVERIGELDEGSISAVSYDNNTLEGNLPSVLYPFNAKIDNKEITFKSVKSPITGARIIEYSYTNVSPNSDNIFEYKNSIFILNNEKNSEIINKINLDINKEFGITDTASFNDLGALLEKENVISNKMNASYDEWLNSDYIANTSEDSSKYGINYLSEKFISISRFLYEYTGGAHGNYATIYSVYSLENGNKLKIEDLISDLKNEDLLNLIKDKLLKIEGRDERSYFDLNELSLENNNFYITSNGLVFTWGIYEIGPYAIGETKVLISTEEIKPYLKDEYKTIFE; this is translated from the coding sequence ATGAAAACAAATTTAAAAATTATAATTTGCAGTTTATTGGTATTAGCTTCATGCCGTAATTCAAATAATATAAAAGCAGATATTAATATACCTTTGTCTGAGAATGAAAAATTATACGATTATGAAGCAGTATATTTAATGTCAGATGAAGGAGAGTATATAAGTTCTGCTTTGACATATAATACAAATAATTTAGGTACTATTGTTTATACAGATTCCAATCAAAACTCAGTAACATTTAATGTAGAAAGAATAGGGGAGCTTGATGAAGGAAGCATATCAGCTGTTTCTTATGATAATAATACTTTAGAAGGAAATCTTCCAAGTGTATTGTATCCGTTTAATGCAAAAATAGATAATAAAGAAATAACTTTCAAATCAGTAAAAAGCCCTATTACAGGAGCAAGAATAATTGAATATTCATATACAAATGTTTCTCCTAACAGTGATAATATATTTGAATACAAAAACTCCATATTTATATTAAACAATGAAAAAAACTCTGAAATTATAAACAAAATAAATTTAGATATAAATAAAGAGTTTGGTATAACTGATACTGCTTCTTTTAATGATTTAGGAGCTTTATTAGAAAAAGAAAATGTAATAAGCAATAAAATGAATGCTTCTTATGATGAATGGCTAAACTCAGATTATATAGCAAACACATCAGAGGATTCTAGTAAATATGGCATAAATTATTTAAGTGAAAAATTCATTTCAATAAGTAGATTTTTATATGAATATACAGGAGGAGCACATGGAAACTACGCTACAATATACAGTGTTTATTCATTAGAAAATGGAAATAAATTAAAAATAGAAGATTTAATATCTGACTTAAAAAATGAAGACTTACTTAATCTAATAAAAGATAAACTCTTAAAAATAGAAGGAAGAGATGAGAGATCTTATTTTGATTTGAATGAACTTTCATTAGAAAATAATAATTTTTATATTACATCAAACGGTTTAGTATTCACTTGGGGAATATATGAAATAGGACCTTATGCTATAGGGGAAACTAAAGTATTAATATCAACAGAAGAAATCAAACCTTATTTAAAAGACGAGTACAAAACAATATTTGAATAA
- the rlmN gene encoding 23S rRNA (adenine(2503)-C(2))-methyltransferase RlmN, with translation MAKKISIMNVSEDELSKFCIENNFPKFHASQILNWIYKKYAVSFDDMSNIPKNLRNLLDEYYFIHNSKIETISEDEYGTQKLLISLYDKKKIESVILNKKDRVTFCLSSQVGCGYGCAFCATGNMGLSRNLTADEILAEFLLMRAVTKKVNSIVFMGMGEPLANTKNLFKAIDTINSFKGFNLGIRHITISTSGEVAGIKQLIERDLDCRLAVSLHSLKNDVRDKIMPINKRYPIENLMAILKRYSRNGKRMITFEWVLIKDINDSVNDAYRLVNLKKEFPFKVNVIPMNPVEHATELQRPNKDIILRFKSILKDNGIEVVERFKQGQEILAGCGQLAVKNM, from the coding sequence ATGGCTAAAAAAATATCTATAATGAATGTTTCAGAAGATGAATTATCTAAATTCTGTATAGAAAATAATTTCCCTAAATTTCATGCATCTCAAATACTTAATTGGATATATAAAAAATATGCTGTAAGTTTTGATGATATGAGCAATATACCTAAGAATTTAAGAAATTTATTAGATGAATATTATTTTATTCATAATTCAAAAATAGAAACTATATCAGAAGATGAATATGGAACACAAAAATTACTTATTTCTCTATACGATAAGAAAAAAATAGAATCGGTGATATTGAATAAAAAAGACAGAGTAACTTTCTGCTTATCATCTCAGGTAGGATGCGGATATGGATGTGCTTTCTGTGCTACGGGAAATATGGGACTTTCAAGAAATCTTACCGCTGATGAGATACTTGCCGAATTTTTACTTATGAGGGCTGTAACTAAAAAGGTAAATTCTATAGTATTTATGGGTATGGGAGAGCCTTTAGCAAATACAAAAAACCTTTTTAAAGCAATAGATACCATAAATTCATTTAAAGGATTTAATTTAGGAATAAGACATATTACAATATCAACTTCAGGAGAAGTTGCCGGTATAAAGCAGTTAATAGAAAGAGATTTAGACTGCAGATTAGCTGTTTCTTTGCATTCATTAAAAAATGATGTCAGAGATAAGATTATGCCTATTAATAAAAGATATCCTATAGAAAATCTTATGGCGATACTTAAAAGATACAGCAGAAATGGTAAAAGAATGATTACTTTTGAATGGGTTCTTATAAAAGATATTAATGATTCAGTTAATGATGCATACAGACTTGTAAATTTAAAAAAAGAATTTCCTTTCAAAGTTAATGTTATCCCTATGAATCCTGTGGAACATGCCACTGAATTACAAAGACCGAATAAAGATATTATATTAAGATTTAAATCAATACTAAAAGACAATGGAATAGAAGTTGTTGAAAGATTTAAACAAGGTCAGGAAATATTAGCGGGATGCGGACAATTAGCTGTAAAGAACATGTAA